The Uruburuella testudinis genome window below encodes:
- a CDS encoding lysine exporter LysO family protein: MNSLITLISILTPLFLGFFIRVPKRWLPLVDKGLGWLVYLILLLIGVSLSQVENLGAQMQTIISATVLLFVCVIGLNLLVLMWFDRRYPWQVTGNGKKANVSIRGSLKQVGCVLLGFLAGNALPAAWLPSENLGTYCLMLLVLLVGVQLRSSGITLRQVLINKRGVQTCVLITLSSLAGGLLFAALMPQVSWSKGLALASGFGWYSLSGIVMTEAYGPVWGSIALLNDLAREFFALVFIPLLMRGHPSAAVGVGGATSLDFTLPVIQSSGGLAAVPLAISFGFVINVLAPVLMVVFSAMHF; this comes from the coding sequence ATGAACAGCCTGATTACCCTGATTTCCATACTTACGCCGCTTTTTCTCGGCTTTTTCATCCGCGTGCCCAAACGCTGGCTGCCGTTGGTCGATAAAGGGCTGGGCTGGTTGGTGTATCTGATTTTGCTGCTTATCGGCGTATCGTTGTCGCAGGTGGAAAATCTCGGTGCGCAAATGCAGACCATTATTTCCGCCACGGTGTTGCTGTTTGTGTGCGTTATCGGCTTGAATCTGCTGGTGCTGATGTGGTTTGACCGCCGCTATCCGTGGCAGGTAACAGGTAACGGTAAAAAAGCCAATGTCAGTATCCGCGGCAGCCTGAAGCAGGTGGGTTGCGTGTTGTTGGGTTTTTTGGCCGGCAATGCTTTACCTGCAGCCTGGCTGCCGTCTGAAAATCTCGGCACTTATTGCCTGATGTTGCTGGTGTTGCTGGTGGGAGTGCAATTGCGCAGCAGCGGCATCACTTTGCGGCAGGTGCTGATCAACAAGCGCGGTGTGCAAACCTGCGTGCTCATCACATTGTCGTCGTTGGCGGGCGGTTTGCTGTTTGCCGCGCTGATGCCGCAAGTGTCGTGGAGCAAAGGGCTGGCGCTGGCTTCTGGTTTCGGCTGGTATTCGCTGTCGGGCATTGTGATGACGGAAGCCTATGGGCCTGTGTGGGGCAGTATTGCGCTGTTAAACGATTTGGCGCGCGAGTTTTTTGCGCTGGTGTTTATTCCGCTGCTCATGCGCGGCCACCCCAGTGCGGCGGTCGGTGTGGGCGGCGCCACCAGCCTGGATTTCACTTTGCCGGTGATTCAAAGCTCGGGCGGTTTGGCCGCCGTGCCGCTGGCCATCAGCTTCGGGTTTGTGATTAATGTCTTGGCGCCGGTGCTGATGGTGGTGTTTTCCGCCATGCATTTTTAA
- the lgt gene encoding prolipoprotein diacylglyceryl transferase, producing the protein MMIHPQFDPVLISLGPLAVRWYALSYIVGFILFIWLGRRRIAQGNSVFTKEMLDDFLTWGVFGVILGGRLGYVLFYKLSDYLANPLDIFKVWEGGMSFHGGFLGVLAAMWLFGRKHNIGFWKVADFVAPLVPLGLASGRLGNFINGELWGRVTDLNAFWAMGFPQARYEDVAAAAHNPPWAMWLAEYGMLPRHPSQLYQFALEGVALFVIVWLFSKKPRPTGQVAMVFLAGYGFFRFLAEFARQPDDYLGLLTLGLSMGQWLSLPMIVLGIAGFVYFGKRNATA; encoded by the coding sequence TCCGCAGTTCGACCCGGTTTTAATCAGCCTCGGCCCGCTGGCCGTGCGCTGGTATGCGCTCAGCTACATTGTCGGCTTTATTTTGTTTATCTGGCTGGGCCGCCGCCGCATTGCGCAGGGCAACAGCGTGTTTACCAAAGAAATGCTGGATGATTTTCTGACCTGGGGCGTGTTCGGCGTGATTCTGGGCGGCCGTTTGGGCTATGTATTGTTTTACAAATTATCCGACTATCTGGCCAATCCGCTGGATATTTTCAAAGTGTGGGAAGGCGGTATGTCGTTTCACGGCGGCTTTTTGGGCGTGCTGGCGGCGATGTGGCTGTTTGGCCGCAAACACAACATCGGCTTTTGGAAAGTGGCCGATTTTGTGGCGCCGCTGGTGCCGCTGGGGCTGGCTTCAGGCCGGCTCGGTAATTTTATCAACGGCGAGTTGTGGGGGCGCGTCACCGACCTCAATGCATTTTGGGCAATGGGTTTCCCGCAAGCGCGTTATGAAGATGTGGCCGCCGCCGCCCACAACCCGCCATGGGCAATGTGGCTGGCCGAATACGGCATGCTGCCGCGCCACCCTTCGCAACTTTACCAATTTGCGCTGGAAGGCGTGGCGCTGTTTGTGATTGTGTGGCTGTTTTCCAAAAAACCGCGCCCCACCGGCCAAGTGGCCATGGTGTTTTTAGCCGGTTACGGTTTTTTCCGCTTTCTTGCCGAATTCGCCCGCCAGCCCGACGACTACCTCGGCCTGCTCACATTGGGCTTGTCGATGGGGCAATGGCTGAGCCTGCCGATGATTGTGCTTGGCATTGCCGGCTTTGTGTATTTCGGCAAACGCAACGCAACAGCATAA
- a CDS encoding YbaK/EbsC family protein, with the protein MSKSDYPVTPAIRFLRAHNIDFEAHVLNYIEHGGTAYAAAQLNVPERQMIKTIVLQNERKKGLIVLMHGDKEVSTRNLARELGMKHIELADAGQAHKWTGYLFGGTSPFGTKAALPVYVEHSIFDLALIYINGGKRGFLVALRPEALSSLNPVSVSVATDA; encoded by the coding sequence ATGAGCAAATCCGATTACCCCGTTACCCCGGCCATCCGTTTTTTGCGGGCACACAATATTGATTTTGAAGCGCACGTTTTAAATTATATCGAACACGGCGGCACGGCTTATGCAGCAGCGCAATTGAATGTGCCCGAGCGTCAGATGATTAAAACCATCGTGCTGCAAAATGAGCGGAAAAAAGGGCTGATTGTGTTGATGCACGGCGATAAGGAAGTGTCTACCCGCAATCTTGCCCGCGAGTTGGGTATGAAGCATATTGAGCTGGCCGATGCCGGGCAGGCGCATAAATGGACAGGTTACCTTTTCGGCGGCACCAGCCCTTTCGGCACCAAAGCCGCCTTGCCGGTCTATGTGGAACACAGTATTTTCGATTTGGCGCTCATCTACATCAACGGCGGCAAGCGCGGTTTTCTGGTTGCCCTCCGCCCCGAAGCGCTGAGCAGCCTCAATCCGGTCAGCGTGAGCGTTGCCACCGATGCTTAA
- the msbA gene encoding lipid A export permease/ATP-binding protein MsbA, with product MHESKEQSALQLYKRLAVYLKGYWKVFAVAVVSMLIVAATMPLFGYLLKPLINEGFVDKNMQKMSWLPLAIIGLFILRGVFNFINEYCTSYLSSHLVQSMREEMFGKLMKLPSSYFSNNASGRVMSRVLNDANQIADAGFNVITVLAKDGVSVIGLLGLLMYLNWRLTLITFVILPVVAVSVRLVSKRLRRLSHGNQQQMGQMTQVLNESIDGARVIKVYGGQKRETARFSHSAAGVRRNNVKQASASALGTGITQIMASVALAVIIYMAAFEANKEGFSAGDFMSFLTSMIMMFDPIKRMTGVMQSLQRGLAAAESVFGFLDEGEEADGGVLELDNKPGAIEFVNVVHRYPEAERNSLNGISLTVPQGRVIALVGASGCGKTTLANLIPRFFNPTEGEVRISGTDIREYTLESLREQMALVSQDVVLFNDTVAGNIAYGQLSKVTEADIIQAAKAANAWSFIQAMPQGLQTEIGENGLKLSGGQRQRIAIARALLKNAPILILDEATSALDNESERLVQAALENLMQSRTTIVIAHRLSTIEKADNIVVMHEGRIVEQGTHQDLLKRGGRYADLHNLQFDDTPSESVQTAS from the coding sequence ATGCACGAATCTAAAGAGCAGTCGGCCTTGCAGCTGTATAAGCGGCTGGCTGTTTATCTCAAAGGCTATTGGAAGGTTTTTGCCGTTGCCGTCGTGTCGATGCTGATTGTGGCGGCGACCATGCCTTTGTTTGGCTATCTGCTCAAGCCTTTGATTAATGAAGGCTTTGTAGATAAAAACATGCAGAAGATGAGCTGGCTGCCGCTGGCAATTATCGGCTTGTTTATTTTGCGCGGCGTGTTTAATTTCATCAATGAATATTGCACCAGCTATCTTTCCAGCCATTTGGTGCAAAGCATGCGCGAAGAGATGTTCGGCAAGCTGATGAAGCTGCCCTCATCGTATTTCAGCAACAATGCCAGCGGCCGCGTGATGTCGCGCGTGCTCAACGATGCCAACCAGATTGCCGATGCCGGTTTTAATGTGATTACGGTGTTGGCCAAAGACGGCGTGAGCGTTATCGGCCTGCTCGGCCTCTTGATGTATCTCAACTGGCGGCTGACGCTGATTACCTTTGTAATTCTGCCGGTGGTGGCGGTGAGTGTGCGCCTGGTCAGCAAGCGCCTGCGCCGCCTGTCGCACGGCAATCAGCAGCAGATGGGGCAGATGACGCAGGTGCTCAACGAAAGCATCGACGGTGCGCGCGTAATTAAGGTATATGGCGGGCAAAAGCGGGAAACCGCGCGGTTCAGCCATTCGGCTGCGGGAGTGCGCCGCAATAATGTGAAACAGGCCTCGGCCAGCGCGTTGGGCACCGGCATTACCCAAATCATGGCTTCGGTGGCGCTGGCGGTGATTATTTATATGGCGGCATTTGAAGCCAACAAAGAGGGTTTCAGCGCCGGCGATTTTATGTCGTTTCTGACCAGTATGATTATGATGTTCGACCCCATCAAACGCATGACCGGGGTGATGCAGTCGCTGCAACGCGGCCTGGCGGCGGCAGAAAGCGTGTTCGGCTTTTTGGATGAGGGCGAAGAAGCCGACGGCGGCGTGCTTGAATTGGACAATAAGCCCGGTGCGATTGAGTTTGTGAATGTGGTGCACCGCTATCCCGAGGCCGAGCGCAACAGCCTCAACGGCATCAGCCTCACTGTGCCGCAGGGCAGGGTGATTGCATTGGTGGGCGCATCGGGTTGCGGCAAAACCACGCTGGCCAACCTGATTCCGCGCTTTTTCAATCCCACCGAAGGCGAAGTGCGCATCAGCGGCACCGATATCCGCGAATACACGCTGGAAAGCCTGCGCGAGCAAATGGCGCTGGTGAGCCAGGATGTGGTGCTGTTTAACGATACGGTGGCCGGCAACATCGCCTACGGCCAGTTGAGCAAGGTGACCGAGGCCGACATTATCCAAGCGGCCAAAGCCGCCAATGCCTGGTCGTTTATCCAAGCGATGCCACAGGGCTTGCAGACTGAAATCGGTGAAAACGGCCTGAAGCTTTCAGGCGGCCAGCGCCAGCGTATTGCGATTGCACGGGCTTTGCTGAAAAATGCGCCGATTCTGATTCTGGATGAAGCCACCAGTGCGCTGGATAACGAATCGGAGCGCTTGGTTCAGGCGGCCTTGGAAAACCTGATGCAAAGCCGCACCACCATTGTGATTGCCCACCGCTTGAGCACCATTGAGAAGGCCGACAACATTGTTGTGATGCACGAAGGCCGCATTGTCGAGCAGGGCACGCACCAAGATTTGTTGAAACGCGGCGGTCGTTATGCCGATTTGCACAATCTGCAATTTGACGATACGCCGTCTGAAAGCGTTCAGACGGCCTCTTGA
- a CDS encoding RidA family protein has protein sequence MTVQYHGQTPRLSEATVANGFVFLAGMVPERTDADATAQTRDVLAQIDKWLAECGSDKRHILEATIFLPDLNNYDAMNQAWDEWVAPGRAPARACVEAKLANPDWAVEIKVSAVQIRQL, from the coding sequence ATGACTGTGCAATATCACGGCCAAACCCCGCGTTTGTCGGAAGCTACCGTCGCCAACGGTTTTGTTTTTCTCGCCGGCATGGTGCCGGAGCGCACCGATGCAGATGCAACCGCGCAAACCCGCGATGTGTTGGCGCAAATCGATAAATGGCTGGCCGAATGCGGCTCTGATAAACGGCATATTCTCGAAGCCACCATTTTTTTGCCCGACTTGAATAACTATGATGCCATGAATCAAGCTTGGGACGAATGGGTAGCGCCCGGCCGCGCACCTGCCCGCGCCTGCGTGGAAGCCAAACTGGCCAATCCTGATTGGGCGGTAGAAATCAAAGTATCCGCCGTGCAGATTCGGCAGCTGTAG
- the thrC gene encoding threonine synthase, with product MKYISTRGDTAHKPFSEVLLMGLAPDGGLMLPEHYPHISEQTLQQWRGLSYSELAFEVMSLFITDIPAADLRDIIKRTYTEEAFGSREITPVRTLSDGLKIQALSNGPTLAFKDMAMQFLGNVFEYVLAKEGKTLNILGATSGDTGSAAEYALRGKQGINVFMLSPEGKMSAFQRAQMFSLQDENIHNIAVHGMFDDCQDIVKAVQNDADFKAKYHIGTVNSINWGRIVAQVVYYFAGYFNATSSNEQKVSFCVPSGNFGNVCAGHIARQMGLPIHRLIVATNENDVLDEFFKTGEYRPRGAENTLVTSSPSMDISKASNFERFVFDLMDRDAVQIQALWAEVGVGKGFDLSLQLDKIHEKYGFVSGRSLHKDRLSTIAEVYQTDGELVDPHTADGIKVAREVREPGELIVCLETALAAKFDATIHEAVGGGVAIPRPAALAGLEDLPQRVQVVPNNADVVKTIIRETLDAAQ from the coding sequence ATGAAATACATCAGCACCCGCGGCGACACCGCGCACAAACCGTTCAGCGAAGTATTATTGATGGGGCTGGCGCCCGACGGCGGCCTGATGCTGCCCGAGCATTATCCGCACATCAGCGAGCAAACCTTGCAGCAATGGCGCGGTTTGAGCTATTCGGAGCTGGCGTTTGAAGTGATGAGCCTGTTTATTACCGATATTCCCGCTGCCGATTTGCGCGACATCATCAAGCGCACGTATACCGAAGAGGCGTTTGGCAGCCGGGAAATCACGCCGGTGCGCACACTTTCAGACGGCCTCAAGATTCAAGCTTTGTCTAACGGCCCCACGTTGGCGTTTAAAGATATGGCGATGCAGTTTCTCGGCAATGTGTTTGAATATGTGCTCGCCAAAGAGGGCAAAACGCTGAATATCCTCGGCGCCACCAGCGGTGATACCGGCTCGGCGGCCGAATATGCTTTGCGCGGCAAACAGGGTATCAATGTGTTTATGCTCTCGCCCGAGGGTAAAATGAGCGCTTTCCAGCGTGCGCAGATGTTCAGCCTGCAAGATGAAAATATCCACAATATCGCCGTGCACGGCATGTTTGACGATTGCCAGGATATTGTTAAAGCGGTGCAAAACGATGCGGATTTTAAGGCCAAATACCACATCGGCACGGTGAATTCGATTAACTGGGGCCGGATTGTGGCGCAAGTGGTGTATTACTTCGCCGGTTATTTCAACGCCACCAGCAGCAACGAGCAAAAAGTGAGTTTTTGCGTGCCCAGCGGCAATTTCGGCAATGTTTGCGCCGGTCATATCGCCCGCCAGATGGGCTTGCCGATTCACCGCTTGATTGTGGCCACTAATGAAAACGATGTGTTGGATGAGTTTTTTAAAACCGGCGAATACCGCCCGCGCGGTGCGGAAAACACCCTGGTTACCTCCAGCCCGTCGATGGATATTTCCAAAGCCTCGAATTTCGAGCGCTTTGTGTTTGATTTGATGGACAGGGATGCCGTACAGATTCAGGCGCTGTGGGCGGAAGTGGGTGTGGGCAAAGGTTTCGATTTGAGCCTGCAACTGGACAAAATCCATGAAAAATATGGATTTGTGTCGGGCAGAAGCCTGCATAAAGACCGCCTGTCCACCATTGCCGAAGTGTATCAAACCGATGGCGAACTGGTTGACCCGCACACTGCCGACGGCATCAAAGTGGCGCGTGAAGTGCGCGAACCGGGCGAATTGATTGTGTGCCTCGAAACCGCGCTGGCGGCCAAATTCGATGCCACCATTCACGAAGCAGTGGGCGGCGGTGTAGCGATTCCGCGCCCGGCGGCATTGGCCGGGCTGGAAGATTTGCCGCAGCGCGTGCAGGTGGTGCCGAACAATGCGGATGTGGTGAAAACCATTATCCGTGAAACGCTTGATGCCGCGCAGTAA
- a CDS encoding ferredoxin--NADP reductase — MAAFNTQKVLSVHHWTDAYFTFTCTRDDSLRFENGQFVMVGLMVDGKPLMRAYSVASANWEEHLEFFSIKVQDGPLTSRLQHLKEGDEVLISKKPTGTLICGDLNPGKHLYLLSTGTGIAPFLSITKDPEVYEQFEKIILVHGVRYKKDLAYYERFTQELPEHEYLGELVKDKLIYYPVVSREEYPHRGHITDLMMSGKMFEDIGLPPINPQDDRAMLCGSPAMLKDTSGVLNHFGLTVSPKMGQRGDYLIERAFVDQ; from the coding sequence ATGGCAGCATTCAATACCCAGAAAGTTTTATCTGTTCACCATTGGACCGATGCTTATTTTACCTTTACCTGCACCCGCGACGACAGCCTGCGTTTTGAAAACGGCCAATTTGTGATGGTCGGCCTGATGGTAGACGGCAAGCCGTTGATGCGCGCCTACAGCGTAGCCAGCGCCAACTGGGAAGAGCATCTGGAATTTTTCAGCATCAAAGTGCAAGACGGCCCCCTGACCAGCCGCCTGCAACATTTAAAAGAAGGTGATGAAGTGCTGATCAGCAAAAAGCCCACCGGCACGCTGATTTGCGGCGACCTCAACCCGGGCAAACACCTTTACCTGCTCAGCACCGGCACCGGTATCGCGCCTTTTCTGAGCATTACTAAAGATCCGGAAGTGTATGAGCAGTTTGAAAAAATCATTTTGGTACACGGCGTGCGCTATAAAAAAGATTTGGCCTATTACGAGCGCTTTACCCAAGAGCTGCCCGAACACGAATACTTGGGCGAGCTGGTGAAAGACAAGCTGATTTATTATCCCGTGGTGTCGCGCGAAGAATATCCGCACCGCGGCCACATTACCGATCTGATGATGAGCGGCAAAATGTTTGAAGACATCGGTCTGCCGCCGATCAACCCGCAAGACGACCGCGCCATGCTGTGCGGCAGCCCGGCCATGCTGAAAGATACCAGCGGCGTGTTGAACCATTTCGGCCTGACGGTATCGCCGAAGATGGGTCAGCGCGGCGATTATCTGATTGAGCGTGCGTTTGTCGACCAGTAA
- a CDS encoding sugar O-acetyltransferase: protein MRIFSDGLLAMMSECEKMLAGLPHNPMDTQLDEARNRAKELLHDYNILTRPGDIAALRRLMGELLGKGGEGAFIVQPFYCDYGTYIEVGKNFFANFNCTILDAGGVFIGDNVLLAPNVGLYTVGHPLDAGLRKQAWEDAAPITIGDNVWIGAGVTIVGGVNIGADSVIAAGSVVTKDIPAGSLAMGVPCKAVRKITDADRAAYQARIDGAFVDLEK, encoded by the coding sequence ATGAGAATCTTTTCAGACGGCCTTTTAGCGATGATGAGCGAGTGCGAAAAAATGTTGGCGGGTTTGCCGCATAACCCGATGGATACGCAGTTGGACGAGGCGCGCAACCGTGCCAAAGAGCTGTTGCACGATTACAATATCCTCACCCGCCCGGGCGATATCGCAGCCCTCCGGCGCTTGATGGGCGAGCTGTTGGGCAAAGGCGGCGAAGGTGCGTTTATTGTGCAGCCGTTTTATTGCGACTACGGCACGTATATCGAAGTGGGCAAAAACTTTTTTGCCAATTTTAATTGCACCATTCTGGATGCGGGCGGCGTGTTTATCGGCGATAATGTGCTGCTGGCGCCGAATGTGGGTTTGTATACCGTCGGCCATCCGCTCGATGCCGGGCTGCGCAAGCAGGCTTGGGAAGATGCCGCGCCGATTACGATTGGCGATAATGTGTGGATAGGCGCGGGTGTGACCATTGTGGGCGGGGTGAACATCGGCGCCGACAGTGTGATTGCTGCCGGTAGTGTGGTGACTAAAGATATTCCCGCCGGTTCGCTGGCGATGGGCGTGCCCTGTAAGGCGGTGCGCAAGATTACCGATGCCGACCGTGCCGCTTATCAGGCGCGCATCGACGGCGCTTTTGTTGATTTGGAAAAGTGA
- a CDS encoding DUF4870 family protein: protein MSHDIIEHQNLPAPENLRTYAMVVYALYLASLVVGITLLVGVIMAYVKRGDMRHTLYYNHMQYLIKTFWYSVLGFFIGGITLALAVGGLILVVVSIWFIYRVVAGFIKLYDGKSVSPEGWL from the coding sequence ATGAGTCACGATATTATCGAACACCAAAATCTGCCTGCCCCTGAAAACCTGCGCACTTACGCCATGGTGGTGTATGCGCTTTATCTGGCTTCGCTGGTGGTGGGCATCACTTTGCTGGTGGGGGTGATTATGGCCTATGTGAAGCGCGGCGATATGCGCCACACCCTTTATTACAACCACATGCAGTATTTGATTAAAACTTTTTGGTACAGCGTGTTGGGCTTTTTTATCGGCGGCATTACCCTGGCGCTGGCCGTTGGCGGCCTGATTTTGGTGGTGGTGAGCATTTGGTTTATCTACCGCGTGGTGGCCGGTTTTATCAAGCTTTACGACGGCAAAAGTGTATCGCCTGAGGGCTGGCTGTGA
- a CDS encoding DeoR/GlpR family DNA-binding transcription regulator, producing the protein MPPRIQRHEKIIALVREHGFMPIDGLARALSVTPQTIRRDINHLCEEHILRRYHGGAALGERLENDDFQSQKNKMQSEKAHIADVIAAHIPDNASLFMSIGTTIEAVATALVKNHKNLCIITNNIHVAAIMSGRSDYTVIITSGVVRPLDGGVTGVATVDFINQFKVDYAVLSASGIDQDGSLLDFDYKEVSVMQAMMENARLRYLAVDHSKFGRNALVRMGDITDFSTVFTDRALSAPMREKLEGAGVKWLVAERESVHDA; encoded by the coding sequence ATGCCGCCTAGAATCCAACGACACGAAAAAATCATTGCGCTGGTGCGCGAACACGGTTTTATGCCCATCGACGGCTTGGCCCGTGCCTTGAGCGTTACGCCGCAAACCATCCGCCGCGACATCAACCACTTGTGCGAAGAACATATCTTGCGCCGCTATCATGGCGGAGCCGCCTTGGGCGAGCGCTTGGAAAACGATGATTTCCAAAGCCAGAAAAACAAGATGCAAAGTGAAAAAGCCCATATTGCCGATGTGATTGCTGCCCACATTCCCGATAACGCATCGCTGTTTATGAGCATCGGCACCACCATCGAGGCCGTGGCGACGGCGCTGGTAAAAAATCATAAAAACCTCTGCATCATCACCAATAATATTCATGTGGCTGCGATTATGTCCGGCCGCAGCGATTACACAGTGATCATCACATCAGGTGTGGTGCGGCCGCTCGACGGCGGCGTTACCGGGGTGGCCACGGTCGACTTTATCAATCAATTCAAGGTGGATTATGCGGTGTTGAGCGCATCGGGTATCGATCAAGACGGCTCGCTGCTTGATTTTGACTATAAAGAAGTCAGCGTGATGCAGGCGATGATGGAAAACGCCCGCTTGCGCTATTTGGCGGTCGACCACAGCAAATTCGGCCGCAATGCCTTGGTGCGCATGGGCGACATCACCGATTTCAGCACGGTGTTTACCGACCGGGCGTTGAGTGCGCCGATGCGTGAAAAGCTGGAAGGGGCGGGCGTGAAATGGCTGGTGGCCGAACGTGAGTCGGTGCATGATGCCTAG
- a CDS encoding replication-associated recombination protein A yields MADLFSRQPDAPLAERLRPHSLDEVIGQQHLIGAGKPLRVAVEGGKPHSMLLWGPPGVGKTTLARILAQSFNAQFLPVSAVFSGVKDIREAIEKAEIALQHDQATILFVDEVHRFNKAQQDAFLPHVESGLLTFIGATTENPSFEVNPALLSRAQVYTLKSLTPEELQQLADKVFALPEYQNMHINDDALGLLLATADGDARRLLNLLEQLLRAAQTQNIGELSSEFLANSLGTQIRRFDKGGESFYNQISALHKSVRGSHPNAALYWFCRMLDGGADPRYLARRIVRMAWEDIGLADPRAFQIANDAAATFERLGSPEGELALAQAVLYLAAAAKSNAGYMAYNQMRTFVKQNPSDEVPVHLRNAPTKLMKELGYGREYRYAHDEPHAYAAGETYMPEGMAEPDFYQPVPRGLEIKIGEKLSWLQSLDEAAQTHQK; encoded by the coding sequence ATGGCCGACCTTTTTTCCCGCCAACCCGACGCCCCGCTGGCCGAACGCCTGCGCCCGCATTCGCTCGATGAAGTTATCGGCCAGCAGCACCTCATCGGCGCCGGCAAACCGCTGCGCGTTGCCGTGGAAGGCGGCAAGCCCCATTCCATGTTGCTGTGGGGGCCGCCGGGCGTGGGTAAAACCACGCTGGCGCGCATTCTGGCACAAAGTTTCAACGCCCAATTTTTGCCCGTGTCCGCCGTGTTTTCGGGCGTGAAAGACATCCGCGAGGCCATTGAAAAAGCCGAAATCGCGCTGCAACACGATCAGGCCACCATTTTATTTGTCGACGAAGTGCACCGCTTCAACAAAGCCCAGCAAGATGCATTTTTACCGCACGTAGAAAGCGGTTTGCTCACCTTTATCGGCGCCACCACCGAAAACCCATCGTTTGAAGTCAACCCCGCCCTGCTCAGCCGCGCCCAAGTGTATACGCTCAAATCGCTCACACCGGAAGAGCTGCAACAACTGGCCGATAAAGTATTTGCCCTGCCCGAATATCAAAACATGCACATCAACGATGATGCACTCGGCCTGCTGCTCGCCACCGCCGACGGCGATGCCCGCCGCCTGCTCAACCTGCTCGAACAGCTGCTGCGCGCCGCCCAAACCCAAAACATCGGCGAACTTTCCAGCGAATTTCTCGCCAACAGCCTCGGCACCCAAATCCGCCGTTTCGACAAAGGCGGCGAAAGCTTCTACAACCAGATTTCCGCGCTGCATAAATCCGTGCGCGGCTCCCACCCCAACGCCGCACTCTACTGGTTTTGCCGCATGCTCGACGGTGGTGCCGACCCACGCTACCTCGCCCGCCGCATCGTGCGCATGGCCTGGGAAGACATCGGCCTGGCCGACCCGCGCGCCTTCCAAATCGCCAACGATGCCGCCGCCACATTCGAGCGGCTGGGCTCGCCCGAAGGCGAGCTGGCGCTGGCACAAGCGGTGCTGTATCTGGCTGCCGCCGCCAAATCCAACGCCGGTTATATGGCTTACAACCAAATGCGCACTTTTGTGAAACAAAACCCCAGTGATGAAGTGCCCGTGCACCTGCGCAACGCCCCCACCAAGCTGATGAAAGAGCTCGGCTACGGCCGCGAATACCGCTATGCCCACGATGAGCCCCACGCCTACGCCGCCGGCGAAACCTATATGCCCGAAGGCATGGCCGAGCCCGATTTTTACCAACCTGTGCCGCGCGGACTGGAAATCAAAATCGGCGAAAAACTGTCGTGGCTGCAATCGCTGGATGAAGCCGCACAAACGCATCAGAAATAA
- a CDS encoding EamA family transporter, whose translation MHYLIISIVCSVAVAVLLKISRSKKIDIEQAVAVNYLAAIALCMWFLKPELGAWKSHLPDWWLFAALGVLLPAVFVVMGRAVAHTGIVKSDAAQRLSLFLPIAASFLIFGETLSPGRLIGIVLAFVALLCLLWKGGGGNKAGASVTEAGLLLGVWAGYGVIDILFKQVAKSGTAFSGNLLVAFCVAAVLMFGYLFYKGSKWTAAGILGGLLLGCLNFANILFYIRAHQVFSSNPTLVFAGMNIGVIVLGTLVGALVFKEKISQINAAGIAVAVAAIGCLFYWPYIARLAGL comes from the coding sequence ATGCATTATTTGATAATCAGCATCGTGTGCAGCGTGGCTGTGGCGGTGTTGCTGAAAATTTCCCGTAGTAAAAAAATCGACATCGAGCAGGCTGTGGCGGTGAATTATCTGGCCGCCATTGCTTTATGCATGTGGTTTCTCAAGCCCGAACTGGGCGCTTGGAAAAGCCATCTGCCGGATTGGTGGCTGTTTGCGGCGCTGGGTGTTTTATTGCCGGCGGTGTTTGTGGTGATGGGGCGGGCGGTGGCGCATACCGGCATTGTGAAATCTGATGCAGCGCAGCGCTTGTCGTTATTTTTACCGATTGCCGCTTCATTTTTGATTTTCGGCGAAACATTATCGCCAGGGCGCTTGATCGGCATCGTATTGGCATTTGTGGCTTTGTTGTGCCTGCTGTGGAAAGGCGGAGGCGGCAACAAAGCAGGCGCTTCCGTCACCGAGGCCGGATTGTTGTTGGGCGTGTGGGCGGGCTATGGCGTGATTGATATCCTGTTTAAACAAGTGGCCAAAAGCGGCACGGCTTTTTCCGGCAATTTATTGGTGGCGTTTTGTGTGGCGGCGGTGCTGATGTTCGGCTATTTGTTTTACAAAGGCAGCAAATGGACGGCCGCCGGCATACTCGGCGGCCTGCTGCTCGGCTGTTTGAACTTCGCCAATATTTTGTTTTACATCCGCGCCCATCAGGTATTCAGCAGCAATCCGACCTTGGTATTCGCCGGCATGAATATCGGCGTGATTGTATTGGGCACACTGGTGGGGGCGCTGGTGTTTAAAGAAAAAATCAGCCAGATTAATGCTGCCGGTATTGCAGTGGCCGTGGCGGCAATCGGGTGTTTGTTTTATTGGCCGTATATCGCGCGGCTGGCCGGGTTGTAG